In the genome of Triticum urartu cultivar G1812 chromosome 5, Tu2.1, whole genome shotgun sequence, one region contains:
- the LOC125507126 gene encoding ras-related protein RABB1c-like, which produces MSFAYKFRYIVVGDTGVGKSCLLLQFTDKRFQPVHDLTIGVEFGQRMVTIGKKKIKLQIWDTAGQEAFRSITKSYYRGAAAALLVYDITRRETFNHVASWLEEMREQADGNNNITIMLVGNKSDLGQRRAVSTEEGEQFAKENGLAFMETSARTRHNVEEAFLQSTSMVYEKIQEGAIDLSKCSGVTPGVDELCNLDRDTLPSGA; this is translated from the exons ATGTCGTTCGCTTACAAGTTCAGGTACATCGTCGTCGGCGACACAG gagttggaaaGTCATGCCTCCTGCTGCAGTTCACCGACAAGCGGTTCCAGCCCGTGCACGACCTGACCATCGGCGTCGAATTTGGGCAGCGGATGGTCACCATCGGCAAGAAGAAAATAAAGCTTCAGATCTGGGACACG GCAGGTCAGGAGGCTTTCAGGTCAATCACAAAATCCTACTACAGAGGTGCGGCCGCGGCTCTCCTGGTTTATGACATCACCAG GAGGGAAACCTTCAACCACGTCGCGAGCTGGCTGGAAGAAATGAGGGAGCAGGCGGACGGCAACAACAACATCACCATCATGCTGGTCGGAAACAAATCAGATTTAGGTCAGAGGCGGGCCGTCAGCACGGAAGAGGGCGAGCAGTTCGCCAAGGAGAACGGCCTCGCCTTCATGGAGACCTCGGCCAGGACCCGGCACAACGTGGAGGAG GCATTCCTTCAGAGCACGTCCATGGTGTACGAGAAGATCCAGGAAGGCGCCATCGATCTCTCCAAG TGTAGTGGTGTCACGCCCGGAGTTGATGAATTATGCAACCTTGACAGGGACACGCTGCCGTCTGGAGCCTAA
- the LOC125556236 gene encoding zinc transporter 2-like — protein sequence MGMASATSSRHLLLLVLWLSASASTAWAHGGGGHGDGDADGGAKAKPDLRAPGLVAVKLWCLALVFAGTLAGGVSPYFMRWNEAFLALGTQFAGGVILGTAMMHFLSDADETFGDLAPHSDYPFASMLACAGYVLIMLVSSVVARGPGRTAPSAGALEEGKLSSTDDNSIEPQTSDAHGPSTASMLRNASTIGDGVLLIAALCFHSVFEGIAIGVAETEADAWKALWTISLHKILAAIAMGISLLRMLPDRPLLSCFGYAFAFAVSSPIGVAVSILVDATTEGRVADWIYAISMGLATGIFVYVSINHLLAKGYRPQRPVGRWLAVALGVGVIAVVMIWDA from the exons ATGGGCATGGCATCGGCCACCAGCTCCCGCCACCTCCTCCTTCTCGTCCTTTGGCTCAGCGCGTCCGCGAGCACTGCCTGGGCCCATGGAGGTGGCGGACACGGCGACGGCGACGCGGACGGCGGCGCGAAGGCGAAGCCGGATCTGCGGGCGCCGGGGCTGGTGGCGGTGAAGCTGTGGTGCCTGGCACTGGTGTTCGCGGGCACCCTGGCCGGCGGCGTGTCCCCCTACTTCATGCGGTGGAACGAGGCGTTCCTGGCGCTGGGCACGCAGTTCGCCGGCGGGGTCATCCTCGGCACCGCCATGATGCACTTCCTCAGCGACGCCGACGAGACCTTCGGGGACCTCGCCCCCCACAGCGACTACCCGTTCGCCTCCATGCTCGCCTGCGCCGGGTACGTCCTCATCATGCTCGTCTCCTCCGTCGTCGCGCGCGGCCCCGGCCGGACCGCCCCGAGTGCAG GAGCGCTGGAGGAGGGCAAGCTGAGCAGCACCGATGACAACAGCATCGAACCACAAACATCT GACGCGCACGGACCGTCGACTGCATCCATGCTACGCAACGCGAGCACCATCGGCGACGGCGTGCTCCTCATCGCCGCGCTCTGCTTCCACTCCGTCTTCGAAGGCATCGCCATTGGAGTTGCCG AGACGGAAGCCGACGCGTGGAAGGCGCTGTGGACCATCAGCCTGCACAAGATCTTGGCCGCGATCGCCATGGGCATCTCGCTGCTCCGGATGCTCCCCGACCGCCCCCTCCTCTCCTGCTTCGGCTACGCCTTCGCCTTCGCCGTCTCCAGCCCCATCGGCGTCGCCGTCAGCATActcgtcgacgccaccacggaGGGCCGGGTGGCCGACTGGATCTATGCCATCTCCATGGGCCTCGCCACGGGCATCTTTGTCTACGTCTCCATCAACCACCTCCTCGCCAAGGGGTACAGGCCCCAGAGGCCCGTCGGCCGGTGGCTCGCCGTTGCGCTTGGCGTCGGTGTCATCGCGGTCGTCATGATATGGGACGCCTGA